A region of the Candidatus Marsarchaeota archaeon genome:
GTGCTGCCGTTCACGTTGAATATGCCGTTGAAGTAGCCGGGCACAAAGAAGGACGCTATTGGTATGCTCCACAGCTCATTGTTTGATGCAGTGTTCAGGTAGCTCGCCTGCTGCAGCCCTCCTTCTGCAGACACGCCGTGCAGTATCGGCACGAAGCCCCATGCCCCGAATATGAATGCCACTACGATTGCCACTACGATTCCGATCCACAGATTCCTGCGCACGAGCAGCTTTCTGGTGCTCTTGCTTATGACATATGCGATTAGCACGGCCGCGAGCAGCAGCAAGACCATGAGCCCCTGCTCTATGTCGCCCATGAAAACCGTAAGCACGAACGCTATGCCCAACCCGACAGCGCTGAGATACCTGCCGTCGCCTTTGAGCATGCGCATGAAGAAATAGAGCGCAAGCGGTGCCCACCCTATGACTATCCAATCGATGTGCGCATATGCCTGCGCTACGTGGAAGGCACTGAACGCGAATACGAGCCCCGCGATGAACGCTGCGTATGCGTTGTTTGTCACGTACTTGGCAAGAACGTACATGCACAGCCCCGATATTACGAGTCCGAGCACAAGCATGGCGTTGTACGCAGCAGGCAAGCTTATCGCCTGGAATGGCGCGGTCACTATAGCGCCTATCGGCGACATGGTCTGGTAGATCAGGTTTGCGCCAAGCGGATAGAATAGCAGGTTTGTGCTCCAGATGCTATGGCCCTGCGCGACAGCGTGCACGACCCACCATATGTCCCAGAGATTCTGATAAGTGTCTCCGCCAAAGCCTGGCGCATAGGTTGTGAAGTGCGCCATTACCGGCGTGAACACCACAAGCGTAATAAGGAAGTAAGCGAACGCCGCATACACGTCTTCCATCCTTACATGGCGCGAAACGCCACGCAGGAAGCCTTTTGCCGCATTTCCGCTGCCCTTCCTCTGCCTTGCCGTGCCGTCTGCTGCGCCATGCACTGCTCCGGCCGGGCTCCCCGTCGCACCATCGCTCCTTATTTCAGCTTCGCCTGCCATCTATACATCTCATTGCTGCAAGAACCGCATTATAATAAAAGCAAGAACTCATTAATTTACACCTATAAAGGTTTTTATTGATGATGCAGCTGGCAGGTTAATTTAAATTTATATGCAGAAAGTCGAAGCAGCTACAGGAAGTGGGTATTTGGTCAATGCATCGAGCATGGAGGAGGAAAGCGCTCTTGACGTCGGCGTGCGCACTGCTAGCACTGCCAGCTTCGTGCTTGCCGGCAAGATAGTCTCATTCGCGCTTGGGGCTCTGACCGTCATAGTAATAGCGCGCATACTGGGCCCGAGCATCTACGGCATATACATACTTGCGGCTGCTGTCGCCGGCCTGTTCGGCTCGGTTGGCAGCATGGGCATAGCCACGGCTTTCAGCAAGTTCGGTGCCGAATACAGGGCGAGGCGCGAGCTGAATAAGGTCAGCGAGCTGGCCTCGAACGGTCACGCTGTGCTGCTTGCCGCAGGCATAGTCCTGGTGCTCATAACCATGGCTGCGAGCGTGCCAATCGCATCGTACTCATTGCACAATCCTCATGACGCGTACCTGCTGCAGGTGATATCGCTCAGCATACTGGCATCTATGCTTATGGGCGCCGGCTATTCGATGCTCATAGGCATAGGCAGGGCCTCTCATGCCGCGGCAGTCTCGATGACGGCGTCGGTGCTGCAGGCCAGCGTCGGCATATCGCTGGCAGTGCTGGGCTTCGGCGCGTTGGCTCCAGTGCTAGGGCTTGTGGTAAGCCAGGTCGGAGGCTACTTCGTTGCCATGGTGCTCCTTATACTCAGAGACGGCATATCTCTTGGCATGCCAACACTTGCAGGCATGCGCAAGCTGCTCTCGTTCTCCATGCCGGTTGCGCTCTACAATGTTTTTGGATCCGCGGTGAGCAGCGTCTCGCCACTCGTCCTAGGCATTTTCGCCACGACTGTCGTGCTCGGCAACTTCGGAATAGCGTCAAATACTAACGCGTTCTTCGACATAATTCTTGGCTCTATAACCATCACGCTGCTGCCTACGTTCTCTTCTACGCTGGTCAATTCGAAGCTGCGCTCGCGCATAGGCGAGTTCTTCAACTACTCGCTCTACATGGCCTTCCTAATGGTTACCCCTCTCATAATATTCGTCGCGGCCCTCGCAAAGCCAGTATCTTACGTTGCATTCAGCGGGCAGTACACGCTCGCGCCGGTCTACATAAGGCTGGTGGCGATAGGTCTGCTGATAAGCATAGCGGGCTCGTATGCCAGCACCCTCCTGATAAGCGCCAGCGAGGTGCGCAGGGTCATGAGATACGGCGGCCTGATCGCCATTGTGCAGCTGGCCCTCCTGTTCGTGCTGGTGCCGGAGTTCAAGGGCATCGGCCTGATCACGCTGCTCTTCATAATAACGCCGCTCGCGGGCGACATCCTATACATAAGCGGCATAGTGCGCGTATTGAAGGTGCGTTTCTCTCTCGGCAAGCTTTCGCGGGTCTTCCTGGCCAACGTCATCAGCATAGCCCCGGCCCTCCCGCTCAGCATCCTATGGGGCGGCAACTACATCCCGCTGCTAGCGACATCCGCTGCGGCGATGCTGCTGCTGTACACGCCGGTATTGGTGCTCGTAGGCGGCATATCCGAGAGCGACCTCGGGAGAATACGTGCGGTATCATCGAACGTACCCGTCGTCGGCAGGATAATAAACGCGCTGCTGGCTTACGGCTTCTTTGTAGGATGAGCCTGCATTGCATTACTTATGAACTCGACGAACAGCGGGGCCGGTGCCTCAGGCCTGGACTTTAGCTCCGGATGCGCCTGCGTTCCAATGCCGAAATGGCCCTTCCATTCGATAATCTCAACGAGCCTGTTGTCGGGGGTGGTGGCGCTTATCACAAGTCCTGCATTCTCTAACCTCTTTCGATATGCGTTGTTGAATTCGTACCTGTGCCTGTGGCGCTCGTAAACCAGAGCCTTGCCATAGGCCTTCCTTGCCATCGTGCCCTTGGTTATCTTCGAAGGCCATGCGCCAAGGCGCATTGTGCCTCCCTTCTGCCTTACTGTAAGCTGGTCCTCCATTATGTCTATGACTTTGTGCTTGGCCTTTGGATTGAATTCTGAAGAGTTGGCGTCTTTCAGCATGCATACGTTCCTTGCGTACTCAATCGTCATGAGCTGCATGCCCAAACACAGGCCTAGGAACGGCACACTGTGCGCCCTTGCATAGCGTATCGCATTGATCATGCCCTCTATGCCGCGGTTGCCGAAGCCTCCGGGCACCAGCACGCAGTCGCTGGCGCCAAGCCTCTTTGCTATAGCATCGTCGCCAATGCCCTCGAGCTCCTCCGATTCTATCCAATCCAACCTGAGCGAGGCGCGGTTCGCCACTCCTGCATGCACGAGAGCTTCTTTGACGCTCGCGTACGAATCGTGCAGGCCGACGTACTTGCCCACTATGGCGACATTGACAGGCTTCCCCCCATTCTCCTCAGCGCTCCGAGCATAGCCGTTCCAACGCTTTAACGCCTCGTTGTCGAGCTTCAGGCCCTCGAACCCTAGCTCATGCAGGATCTCCTTGTCCAGCCTCTGCGCCATGAAATGTTGCGGCGTGGAGTAAATGCTCTTCGCGTCGTGGTCGTCTATTATGCGCTCCTTTGTCAGGTTGGAGAATAGCGCTATCTTGTCCCTGGCAGAGTCGCCAAGCTGCCTCTCTGACCTGCAGACTATGAAATGCGGCTGCACGCCGCTCTGCATGAGGCTCCTAAGCGCTATCTGCGTCGGCTTGGTCTTTTGCTCGCCGACAGTGCCTAGCTCGGGCACGTACACGACGTTCACGAACACCGTAGTGTGCCTCAGCGCCAGCTGCCTCATCGCCTCCACGAAGTAGCTGTTCTCTATGTCGCCCACTGTGCCGCCGACCTCTATGAGCATCACGTCCAGCCGGTTCCTCTTCGATACATCTTCTATCTTCTCGAGTATAAGGTCAGTGAGATGGGGTATTATCTGCACGTCCCTCCCTAAGAAGTCCCCGTTTCTTTCTTTCTTTATTATCTCGCTGAAGAGCTTGCCGCCCGTCATGGAGAAATCCTTCGTCATGCTCACGTTAAGGAAGCGCTCGTAGGTGCCGAAGTCCATGTCGACTTCGCTTTTGTCGTCGAGCACATATACCTCGCCATGCCTGAACGGGTTCATGGTCCCGCAGTCGTAGTTCAGGTAGCCGTCGAACTTCATCGGCATGGCCCTCAGGCCGTGCATTGCAAGCATCTTGCCCAAAGAAGCAGTCACTATCCCTTTCCCTATCCCGCTCAGCAGCGAGCCCATCACTACTATGTATTCGGTTGGCATAAGCGTATTGTGCAATAGATTAAAAAAACCTTGCGCTGCGCCAACATTATTTTAGCTTGTTGCGCCAAACCAATTGCATGGCAGATGATGCGTTGGCCAACGGCAAGGCACGTGTGTTCATTGGCGTTGAGCTCACGCGGGAACTCAGCAGATCCGTACATTCTGCTGCTTTGGCACTTTCCATGCCGGGCGTGAGCATAGTCCAGGAAGAGAACCTCCACATAACGCTCGCCTTTCTCGGCGACACGAGCGCGCAGGTGCGCGAGCGCATAACGTCGTTGCTGTCGGATCTTGAAATAACCCCATTCCTAATAACGGTGCGCGGGTTCGGCACGTTCGATGCAAAGAATCCCCGCGTCGTGTACGCTGGCATCGGAGAAGGAAGCAGAGAGCTGATTGAGATATACGACAGCATGCTCCCTGTGCTGAAAGACATTGGCATGCATGTCGAGGAGCGTGCCTACTCTCCGCACATAACGGTAGCAAGACTGCACCGCAGGCTGGGCAAGTCCTCCGCAGAAAGGCTTTTCGCCGCAATCGCATCTGTGCATGAGCTGGGCTCCATGCGAATGCCCGGCGTAAGCCTGATACGCAGCGAGCTTAACCAAAACGGCGCGACTTACACACGCTTATTCCTCAAGGCCCCTTCGCCATGAGCGAGCGCCTGAACTGGTCCATCGTGAGCCTGTTCATGAGTTCGCCCGGCCTGTATAACTTGTCCTCGATGAGCACGTTGAAGCTCATGCCCTGCTTGGCATCGATTGCCACGTGTCTTGTATCTGTGCCGAAAAGGTCCGCTTCGACGACCGGTGCATGCAGCGATGCCAGGAAAGCGATGGCTTTCGAGAGCGCCCCTGTGTCCTGGCCGTCCTGGAGGCCTATGAGCCTCGCCTCGAGGTTTGGCTTTCTGAGCCCTGCCACGAAGCTCCTGAGCCGGCTCTCTGCTTTGCTGTAGTCAGAGAAAGTCCTGGCGCACGCCAGCGAGCAGGTATTTACGTCGTATATGCTGAGCATCAGGTCGTACGTTAGGTCCTTGCATGCGAGGTAGCGCCTCAGCCCCGAGCCTTCGCCCTCGTATCCAGTAGATTCCATTCCGTCAGTGCCTATGTAAAGCGCATTATCGAACGCCTCGATCTTGGAGCGCGACGCGTGCGGCCGCTCCTTTGAGCACATGCGGAGCGCCTTGCCCGAGCCGCCTTGCGCTTCCAGCGCCTCAGCCAGCTCTTTTTCGAAGCCCACCCTGCCACCTGACACCTTTATAAATATTTTTACCACAATCTATACTTGCTGATTGCTCCTTAATCAGTTCCTATTGTGCCGTATAGTTATTAAGTATTTATTCGGCGGATCGCCTATGCAAAGATGACCTAATGGAGATAAAGATAGAACCCATGGAAGAGAACGCGAAAACGTTCAGATTCAGGCTGAAGGGCGCAAGCCCATACTATGCGAACGCAT
Encoded here:
- a CDS encoding oligosaccharide flippase family protein gives rise to the protein MQKVEAATGSGYLVNASSMEEESALDVGVRTASTASFVLAGKIVSFALGALTVIVIARILGPSIYGIYILAAAVAGLFGSVGSMGIATAFSKFGAEYRARRELNKVSELASNGHAVLLAAGIVLVLITMAASVPIASYSLHNPHDAYLLQVISLSILASMLMGAGYSMLIGIGRASHAAAVSMTASVLQASVGISLAVLGFGALAPVLGLVVSQVGGYFVAMVLLILRDGISLGMPTLAGMRKLLSFSMPVALYNVFGSAVSSVSPLVLGIFATTVVLGNFGIASNTNAFFDIILGSITITLLPTFSSTLVNSKLRSRIGEFFNYSLYMAFLMVTPLIIFVAALAKPVSYVAFSGQYTLAPVYIRLVAIGLLISIAGSYASTLLISASEVRRVMRYGGLIAIVQLALLFVLVPEFKGIGLITLLFIITPLAGDILYISGIVRVLKVRFSLGKLSRVFLANVISIAPALPLSILWGGNYIPLLATSAAAMLLLYTPVLVLVGGISESDLGRIRAVSSNVPVVGRIINALLAYGFFVG
- a CDS encoding CTP synthase encodes the protein MPTEYIVVMGSLLSGIGKGIVTASLGKMLAMHGLRAMPMKFDGYLNYDCGTMNPFRHGEVYVLDDKSEVDMDFGTYERFLNVSMTKDFSMTGGKLFSEIIKKERNGDFLGRDVQIIPHLTDLILEKIEDVSKRNRLDVMLIEVGGTVGDIENSYFVEAMRQLALRHTTVFVNVVYVPELGTVGEQKTKPTQIALRSLMQSGVQPHFIVCRSERQLGDSARDKIALFSNLTKERIIDDHDAKSIYSTPQHFMAQRLDKEILHELGFEGLKLDNEALKRWNGYARSAEENGGKPVNVAIVGKYVGLHDSYASVKEALVHAGVANRASLRLDWIESEELEGIGDDAIAKRLGASDCVLVPGGFGNRGIEGMINAIRYARAHSVPFLGLCLGMQLMTIEYARNVCMLKDANSSEFNPKAKHKVIDIMEDQLTVRQKGGTMRLGAWPSKITKGTMARKAYGKALVYERHRHRYEFNNAYRKRLENAGLVISATTPDNRLVEIIEWKGHFGIGTQAHPELKSRPEAPAPLFVEFISNAMQAHPTKKP
- the thpR gene encoding RNA 2',3'-cyclic phosphodiesterase, with the protein product MADDALANGKARVFIGVELTRELSRSVHSAALALSMPGVSIVQEENLHITLAFLGDTSAQVRERITSLLSDLEITPFLITVRGFGTFDAKNPRVVYAGIGEGSRELIEIYDSMLPVLKDIGMHVEERAYSPHITVARLHRRLGKSSAERLFAAIASVHELGSMRMPGVSLIRSELNQNGATYTRLFLKAPSP